Proteins encoded by one window of Bactrocera oleae isolate idBacOlea1 chromosome 4, idBacOlea1, whole genome shotgun sequence:
- the LOC106617006 gene encoding protein C1orf43 homolog, giving the protein MEQLSGVMIIIIIGGGVLTFVMLFIFAKRQIMRFTLRSRRGPHVPVGNDAKKTLRKEIERRLDCIQKIAQEPRLLWTDDKYILRTDQPLPPYYYRMKAVDDVKILESEIMRSDGSMRHPYDSLRAFLLTTLAATTLNCSGQQRMIHQFCDMYEHARHDPNEFGSEEYEAYHRLLLKLIEAAKQLKSLISSRKTSPARTPKKQTKMHSLLDPARLRPPATTPKLPSNTGLTAGQQSKVNLTLGLQGRDMDTVDIANNPLHLQPPAERDIIIRNRIKTPTLDDEEEDDINNLGSGDVEAVRIEDVEGEDNEVMSISSVQFQPNSSVV; this is encoded by the exons ATGGAGCAACTATCTGGGGTTATGATAATCATCATAATAGGAGGCGGAGTGCTGACTTTTGTGATGCTATTCATCTTCGCCAAACGACAAATTATGCGTTTTACACTACGAAGTCGCCGTGGACCACACGTACCCGTGGGTAATGATGCAAAGAAG ACACTACGAAAGGAGATTGAGCGTCGTCTAGATTGCATACAGAAAATTGCACAAGAGCCAAGATTACTTTGGACAgatgataaatatattttgcgtACGGATCAGCCATTACCGCCATATTATTATCGCATGAAAGCTGTTGACGATGTAAAAATTTTGG AATCGGAAATAATGCGTAGCGATGGTAGCATGCGACATCCGTACGACAGTTTGCGCGCTTTCCTACTTACTACACTTGCTGCCACCACACTTAATTGCTCTGGACAGCAACGCATGATACATCAATTTTGCGATATGTATGAGCACGCCCGACACGATCCTAATGAATTTGGCAGTGAGGAATATGAAGCATATCATCGTTTATTACTCAAACTAATTGAAGC CGCTAAACAATTGAAATCTCTGATCAGTTCACGCAAAACATCTCCTGCACGCacaccaaaaaaacaaacaaaaatgcattcattattggacCCTGCACGTTTGCGTCCACCTGCAACAACACCTAAACTACCATCAAATACTGGTTTAACTGCAGGACAACAATCGAAGGTGAATTTGACGTTAGGCTTGCAAGGTCGTGATATGGATACTGTGGATATAGCAAATAATCCATTGCATTTGCAACCACCAGCCGAGCGTGATATTATAATACGCAATCGCATTAAAACTCCTACACTGGACGATGAGGAAGAGGATGACATTAATAATTTAGGGAGCGGCGATGTTGAAGCTGTGCGCATAGAGGATGTGGAAGGTGAAGATAATGAAGTAATGAGCATTTCATCGGTACAATTTCAACCTAATTCAAGTGTTGTTTGA